The following proteins come from a genomic window of Dreissena polymorpha isolate Duluth1 chromosome 1, UMN_Dpol_1.0, whole genome shotgun sequence:
- the LOC127837307 gene encoding uncharacterized protein LOC127837307, whose translation MGDRYYRHPIAKRPPVGPPPRIETRVRRGAPETTRDDYTQYDDDGVICTCYPRPSQHTVPSMFYDKITCPHKDQHAHIQPAHSNQFNYPWTANSIRRPRNEDDDLSERLSLISEEDDQLRFSPYPFKSRNPDDISVRTAPPMWQPQEFEDRDRQPPHTAPVNDTQVLMNGRRAQSMQDIRDPAYRSDGLPPARDTAGRSRLSNRQFTGTYVDPQSGKVYNYNVNYDRDSRAQATRNPAPRAPPARKPMTAS comes from the exons atgggCGATCGCTATTATCGTCATCCGATTGCTAAGCGGCCCCCTGTTGGCCCTCCGCCTCGAATTGAGACAAGGGTGCGCCGCGGAGCACCTGAAACGACACGTGACGACTACACACAATACGACGATGACGGCGTCATCTGTACGTGCTATCCGCGCCCCAGCCAACACACTGTGCCCTCCATGTTCTACGACAAGATCACCTGCCCGCACAAAGACCAGCACGCACATATCCAGCCAGCACACAGCAACCAGTTCAATTATCCATGGACCGCAAACTCCATCCGGCGTCCGCGTAACGAAGACGACGATTTGAGTGAGAGACTTTCGTTAATTTCAGAGGAGGACGACCAGTTACGATTTTCGCCTTACCCTTTCAAGTCTAGAAACCCGGACGATATTTCAGTGCGCACGGCACCACCCATGTGGCAGCCGCAAGAATTTGAGGATCGCGACCGCCAGCCACCCCACACGGCGCCAGTGAACGATACCCAAGTACTGATGAACGGCCGCCGGGCGCAGTCCATGCAGGACATTCGGGACCCTGCCTATCGTTCAGACGGCCTCCCGCCAGCACGTGACACAGCCGGCCGCAGCCGCCTGTCCAACAGGCAGTTTACAGGAACATACGTCGACCCGC AGAGCGGAAAGGTCTACAATTACAATGTGAACTATGACCGAGACTCACGTGCTCAAGCCACGAGAAATCCAGCACCACGTGCACCGCCCGCGCGAAAACCTATGACCGCCTCATGA